GGCCGCGGGCGGCTGGCAGGACCGGCGCGGCGCCAACCTCCTGGACGGCGGCTGCCCGTACTACGGCACGTACGAGACGGCAGACGGACGGTACATGGCGGTCGGCGCGCTGGAAGGCCAGTTCTACGAGGAGTTCACCGATCTGCTGGGCCTCGGGGAGTACGCCTCCGCGCGCAAGGACCTGTCCCGCTGGGACGAGTTGCGCGAGGCGGTCGCGGCCCGCTTCAGGACCCGTACGCGCGACGAGTGGGCGGCGGTCTTCGAAGGGTCCGACGCGTGCGTGGCGCCCGTGCTGTCGCTGCGCGAGGCGCCGCACCACCCGCATCTCGCGGCCCGTGGCACCTTCACCGAGCACGGCGGCATCACCCAGCCCGCCCCCGCACCCCGTTTCTCCGTCACCCCCACCGCCGTCCGCGGCGGGCCCGCCCTGCCCGGCACCGGCACCGCCGACGTGGCCCGCGACTGGGACGTCCCGGACCTGCTGAAAGCCGTCCCCGCCCCGCAAGCCATCCCCGACCCGCACGAACGGCCCGACCCGCAAGAACTGCCCGAACCGCAAGACCTTCCCGCACCGAAGGGCACCCCGCGACCGACGGGCGCTCCCGAACCGAAGGGCACCCCCGAATGAAGCGGCAGATCTTCACGCCCGAGCACGAGGCGTTCCGCGAGACCGTCCGCACCTTCCTCGCGAAGGAAGTGCTGCCGCACTACGAGCAGTGGGAGAAGGACGGCATCGTCTCGCGCGAGGCCTGGCTCGCGGCCGGCCGGCAGGGACTGCTGGGTCTCGCCGTCCCCGAGGAGTACGGGGGCGGCGGCGACGCCGACTTCCGCTACAGCGCGGTGCTCGCCGAGGAGTTCACCCGCGCGGGAGCCGCCGGGCTCGCCCTCGGGCTGCACAACGACATCATCGGGCCCTATCTGACGGGGCTGGGCACCGAGGAGCAGAAGCGCCGCTGGCTGCCCGGGTTCTGCGACGGCTCGCTGATCACGGCCATCGCCATGACCGAGCCCGGCGCCGGCTCCGACCTCCAGGGCATCAGGACGCACGCCGAGGACCGCGGCGACCACTGGCTGCTCAACGGCTCCAAGACCTTCATCTCGAACGGCATCCTGGCCGACCTCGTGATCGTCGTCGCGAGGACGACCCCGGAGGGCGGCGCGAAGGGCCTCTCCCTGCTCGTCGTCGAGCGCGGCACGGAGGGCTTCGAGCGGGGCCGCAACCTCGACAAGATCGGCCAGAAGGCCCAGGACACCGCGGAGCTGTTCTTCCACGACGTGCGCGTCCCGAAGGAGAACCTGCTCGGTGAGCTGAACGGCGCCTTCGTGCATCTGATGACGAACCTCGCGCAGGAGCGGATGGGGATCGCCGTCGCCGGGATCGCCGCCGCCGAGTACCTGCTGGAGATCACCACCGAGTACGTCAAGGAGCGCGAGGCCTTCGGCCGGCCCCTGTCCAGGCTCCAGCACATCCGTTTCGAGATGGCCGAGATGGCCACCGAGTGCGCCGTCACCCGGACGTTCATCGACCGCTGCGTCGTCGACCACACGGCGGGCGAACTCGACGCCGTGCACGCCTCGATGGCCAAGTGGTGGGCCACCGAACTGCAAAAACGCGTCGCGGACCGCTGCCTCCAGCTGC
This sequence is a window from Streptomyces ortus. Protein-coding genes within it:
- a CDS encoding acyl-CoA dehydrogenase family protein; amino-acid sequence: MKRQIFTPEHEAFRETVRTFLAKEVLPHYEQWEKDGIVSREAWLAAGRQGLLGLAVPEEYGGGGDADFRYSAVLAEEFTRAGAAGLALGLHNDIIGPYLTGLGTEEQKRRWLPGFCDGSLITAIAMTEPGAGSDLQGIRTHAEDRGDHWLLNGSKTFISNGILADLVIVVARTTPEGGAKGLSLLVVERGTEGFERGRNLDKIGQKAQDTAELFFHDVRVPKENLLGELNGAFVHLMTNLAQERMGIAVAGIAAAEYLLEITTEYVKEREAFGRPLSRLQHIRFEMAEMATECAVTRTFIDRCVVDHTAGELDAVHASMAKWWATELQKRVADRCLQLHGGYGYMTEYRVAKAFTDGRIQTIYGGTTEIMKEIIGRSLLG